In Ascaphus truei isolate aAscTru1 chromosome 7, aAscTru1.hap1, whole genome shotgun sequence, one genomic interval encodes:
- the LOC142498596 gene encoding olfactory receptor 5V1-like: MEGGNQTSVTEFILLGLTSISHIKMFLFIIFFIFFLFNLLGNICILTVVIIDLHLHIPMYFFLGNLSFLDIFYSSTIVPKILAGLLIEENRISFSNCISQMFFYHFLGCTDALILTAMSYDRYVAICNPLRYNVLMAKSFCIFLASSCWVTGFVYSLIHPILASKLPFCKLNQINHIYCEIKPLLKLACVDTYLNESLVTIISGLIALGTFLFIFITYVFICTHLLNIRSSQGRRKAFSACTSHLTVVLLYYGAGFCAYLGPAREDSQEQNKLAAVLVTVITPALNPLIYSLRNKQVKDALKKLFLGKQFL; this comes from the coding sequence ATGGAAGGAGGAAATCAGACATCGGTTACAGAATTCATTCTCCTAGGACTTACTAGCATCTCTCACATAAAGATGTTCCTCTTtatcatattttttatattctttCTGTTCAATTTGTTGGGGAATATCTGTATCTTAACAGTGGTTATTATTGACCTGCACCTTCACATCCCAATGTATTTCTTTTTGGGTAATCTCTCTTTTTTGGACATTTTCTACTCATCCACCATAGTCCCCAAGATTCTGGCTGGTTTATTGATTGAAGAAAACAGAATATCATTTTCAAACTGCATTTCCCAAATGTTCTTCTATCATTTCTTGGGATGCACAGATGCTCTGATTCTCACCGCCATGTCTTATGATAGGTACGTTGCTATCTGCAATCCACTGCGTTATAATGTCCTCATGGCAAAGAGCTTTTGCATCTTCTTGGCATCTAGCTGCTGGGTCACTGGCTTTGTCTACTCATTAATACACCCTATATTAGCATCCAAGTTGCCTTTCTGCAAGCTTAACCAGATCAACCACATCTACTGTGAAATTAAACCACTTCTAAAACTGGCCTGTGTTGATACCTACCTCAATGAAAGCCTGGTAACAATTATCTCTGGACTTATTGCTCTCGGCAcctttttgtttattttcatCACCTACGTCTTCATCTGCACCCACCTCCTGAACATCCGCTCCTCCCAAGGCAGACGCAAAGCTTTTTCCGCCTGCACTTCACACCTAACGGTTGTGCTTCTGTACTATGGGGCCGGCTTCTGTGCCTACTTGGGACCAGCAAGAGAAGATTCACAAGAGCAGAACAAACTGGCAGCTGTATTGGTAACAGTCATTACCCCAGCCTTAAATCCTCTTATTTACTCACTGAGAAACAAACAGGTGAAAGACGCTCTGAAAAAATTATTCTTGGGAAAACAGTTTTTATAA